ACAACAATTCCATTTTCTGAACAGGCTTCGACTGGAATATTATTGACCCCTGCCCCCGCACGGGCAATCGCAAGTAAAGAGTCGTTAAAAGCCATAGTGTGCAGGTCTTTACTTCTTAGAATAATCGCATCCGGATCGTATCCTTCGTTTAATACAAACTCCTCATTATTCAGTAACTGTAAGCCTTCTGGTGCGATTCGATTGAATGTATGGATGTCTTTCATTTTGCCAGTCCCTCTCTTTGTTCGAATTCTTTCATAAATGTAACCAGTGCTTGGACGCCTTCTAAAGGAAATGCGTTATACAGGCTCGCGCGCATGCCCCAACAGAACGGTGCCCTTTTAGATTCACAAATCCTGCTTTTTCAGCTTCAGTAACAAACTTCTTGTCTAATTCTGTGTCGCCCGTTACAAAAGGAATATTAGTCAGTGAGCGGAAATCAGGATGGACGGGTGAAGTGTAAAGGTTAGATTCTGAAATCGTGCTGTAAAGTAAGGTCGCCTTTTCTTGATTCATTTCAAGCATTTTTGGTACCCCACCTAATTCAAGTAGCCAGTCAAAGACCAATTTTGAAACATAAATCGGAAAAGTTGACGGTGTGTTGTATAGTGATTTACTTTTCACATAGGTCTGATAATCCAACATGGTCGGGATGTGTTCTGAATTTTTACCGATTAAATCTTCACGGACAATCACAATTGTTAGGCCAGCTGGTCCGATATTCTTTTGAGCGCCCGCATAAATTAAGCCAAAATCGCTGATGTCATAATCAGCTGACAAAATATTCGAGGACATATCGGCTACCAACAATGTCTGCTTAAATTTCGGTATCGTGTGATAAGCGGTTCCTTCAATAGTGTTATTTGTTGTGATATGAATGTAGTCAAATTCCGTTTCGTTTTCAATGTGTATTTCCGGAATCTCCGTATGATTATTAGGAGTTGAATCGGCGATGACGACTGCGCGATCAGGGAATAGTTTGTTAGCTTCTTCAAACGCCTTTTTCCCCCACATTCCCGAAATAACATATCCCGCCTTCTTATCCTTTAAGAGATTCATCGGTATAGAAGCGAATTGTGTGCTGGCGCCGCCTTGCAAGAATAGAACATGATAGTTATCCGGTATGTTCATTAACGTTCTCAAAGCATTTTCTGCGTCAGTTATTATATGCTGAAACAAGGAGGACCGATGACTCAGCTCCATCGCAGACATTCCGCTACCTTGATAAGATAACAACTCGTCTTGCACTTTTTTTAATACAGCTGTAGGCAGTACTGCAGGTCCTGCCGAGAAATTCCAACAAGTCATAAGTGACACTCCAATCTAATTCTCATATTATTTTAATGTTTAAGTCATTATAACAAAATGAATCAAATATGAAAGGTTTATTTGGAATTCACTGCTGACTCAGACGGAAAAGTTGTTTGAATCGTCGTTTTGGTCGTAAAACGCTAACTCAAATTGAAATAGGCGTTTGAGCCGTCGTTTTGGTCGTAAAACGCTGACTCAAATTGAAATAGGCGTTTGAGCCGTCGTTTTGGTCCTAAAACGCTGGCTCAAATTGAAATAGGCGTTTGAGCCGTCGTTTTGGCTGTAAAACGCTGACTCAAAACAGAAAAACCGTTTGAGCCGTCGTTTTGGTCGTAAAACGCTGACTCAGAACGGAAAAGCCATTTGAGTCGTCGTTAACGTTATATATAATGTATACTACAAAAAAACCTATCCGCACGCGGATAGGTTTTTCTCAGTTAAAATTATTTGTTTTCTAGGTTGTAGAATGCTTCTAGACCTTCGTAAACAGCTAATTCACCCAATTGGTCTTCGATACGTAGCAATTGGTTGTATTTAGCAATACGGTCAGTACGGCTCAATGAACCTGTTTTGATTTGTCCAGCGTTTGTTGCAACAGCGATATCAGCGATTGTTGCGTCTTCTGTTTCACCTGAACGGTGAGAGATAACAGCAGTGTAACCAGCTTTTTTAGCCATTTCGATTGCTTCAAATGTTTCTGTCAAAGTACCGATTTGGTTAACTTTGATTAGGATTGAGTTACCGATATGGTTTTTGATACCTTTTGCTAGGATTTCAGTGTTTGTAACGAACAAGTCGTCACCAACTAATTGAACTCTTTCGCCTAGACGTTCTGTCAATAGTTTCCAGCCGTCCCAGTCGTTTTCGTCCATACCATCTTCAATAGAGATGATTGGGTATTTGTTAACTAATTCTTCTAGGAAATCTACTTGTTCAGCAGCAGTACGTTTAGCACCGTTTTCACCTTCGAATTTAGCGTAGTTGTAAATACCGTCTTCGTAGAATTCTGATGCAGCACAGTCAAAACCTAAGAATACATCTTTACCTGGCTCTAAACCAACAGCTTTGATTGCTTCTAGAATTGTTTCAACACCGTCTTCAGTTCCTTCGAAACGTGGAGCAAATCCACCTTCGTCACCAACAGATGTATCTAGTCCGCGAGCTTTAAGGATTGAAGCTAGTTTGTGGAAGATTTCTGCTCCCCAACGTAGTGCTTCTTTGAATGTAGGTGCGCCAACTGGAAGAATCATGAATTCTTGGAAAGCGATTGGTGCAGATGAGTGAGATCCACCATTGATGATGTTCATCATTGGAGTTGGCAATACTTTAGAGTTGAATCCACCTAAGTATTGGTACAATGGTACATCTAGGTATTCTGCAGCTGCATGAGCAACAGCGATGGAAACACCAAGAATAGCGTTCGCACCCAATTTACCTTTGTTAGGAGTTCCATCTAAAGCGATCATTGTTTGGTCGATAGCTAGTTGGTCTCTTACGTCAAAACCGATAAGCGCGTCAGCGATTAATTCAACGTTCTCAACAGCTTTTTGAACACCTTTTCCTAGGTAACGGTCTTTGTCTCCGTCACGTAGTTCTACTGCTTCGTGCTCACCAGTAGAAGCTCCTGAAGGAACCATACCGCGACCAAATGCGCCACCTTCTGTGTAAACTTCAACCTCAATTGTTGGGTTACCGCGTGAATCAAGTACTTCTCTAGCCAAAATATCTGTAATGAATGGCATTCTATTCTCTCCTTTTTTTAAAACAATAATTTGTTTTACAAGTTAATTTTAGACAACTTTTGAGTATATTGCAACTCAATCTCGTAATTGGTTACCCTTTTACGATTAAACTTTCACCTGTCATTTCCTCAGGTTGAGGAACACCCATCAAATCAAGCATAGTTGGAGCGACATCCGCCAACTTACCATCTGTGCGTAATGTGATACCAGGTTTAGTAACAATTAATGGAACCGGAACGGTTGTATGTGCAGTGTGCGGTGTACCTTCAGGTGTCATCATTGTA
This genomic interval from Jeotgalibaca porci contains the following:
- the eno gene encoding phosphopyruvate hydratase; protein product: MPFITDILAREVLDSRGNPTIEVEVYTEGGAFGRGMVPSGASTGEHEAVELRDGDKDRYLGKGVQKAVENVELIADALIGFDVRDQLAIDQTMIALDGTPNKGKLGANAILGVSIAVAHAAAEYLDVPLYQYLGGFNSKVLPTPMMNIINGGSHSSAPIAFQEFMILPVGAPTFKEALRWGAEIFHKLASILKARGLDTSVGDEGGFAPRFEGTEDGVETILEAIKAVGLEPGKDVFLGFDCAASEFYEDGIYNYAKFEGENGAKRTAAEQVDFLEELVNKYPIISIEDGMDENDWDGWKLLTERLGERVQLVGDDLFVTNTEILAKGIKNHIGNSILIKVNQIGTLTETFEAIEMAKKAGYTAVISHRSGETEDATIADIAVATNAGQIKTGSLSRTDRIAKYNQLLRIEDQLGELAVYEGLEAFYNLENK